In Polynucleobacter sp. MWH-S4W17, a genomic segment contains:
- the kdpB gene encoding potassium-transporting ATPase subunit KdpB encodes MTKRKLGMFDAELVKPAIVDSFRKLSPSIQWRNPVMFVVYIGSILTTLLWIQSLYGEGEASSSFILGVMLWLWFTVLFANFAEALAEGRSKAQAASLRGLKKETWAKKVKAANIPENWDNRPASELVSATQLRKGDIFIAEANDVIAADGEVIAGVASVDESAITGESAPVIRESGGDFSSVTGGTRVLSDWIVVRVTVNPGETFIDRMISMVENAKRQKTPNEIALTILLVALTIVFLVVVATLLPFSMFSVAASGSGSPIQITVLIALLVCLIPTTIAGLLSAIGVAGMSRMMAANVIATSGRAVEAAGDVDVLLLDKTGTITLGNRQASNFVAAAGVTEAELADIAQLASLADETPEGRSIVILAKQKFNIREREINSIGAQFVPFTAQTRMSGVDMNGEQIRKGAASAIQKHIESLGGQFPQEVLKAVEDVSRRGSTPLVVSQGTRVMGVVELKDIVKGGIKERFNELRQMGIRTIMITGDNKLTAAAIAAEAGVDDFLAEATPEDKLALIRKHQSEGRLVAMTGDGTNDAPALAQADVAVAMNSGTQAAKEAGNMVDLDSNPTKLIEVVETGKQMLMTRGSLTTFSIANDVAKYFAIIPAAFVATYPQLEALNVMHLSSPSSAILSAVIFNALIIIFLIPLALKGVTYKPLGAAALLRRNMTIYGLGGLIAPFIGIKIIDLIISVI; translated from the coding sequence ATGACTAAAAGAAAATTAGGCATGTTTGATGCCGAGTTAGTTAAACCAGCCATTGTGGATAGCTTTAGAAAGTTAAGCCCGTCAATTCAATGGCGAAACCCAGTGATGTTTGTTGTCTATATCGGCAGCATCCTGACTACCTTATTGTGGATACAGTCTTTATATGGAGAAGGTGAGGCTTCCTCGAGTTTTATCCTAGGGGTCATGCTTTGGCTTTGGTTTACAGTGCTCTTTGCGAATTTTGCCGAAGCATTAGCAGAAGGTCGCAGCAAAGCTCAAGCAGCATCGCTGAGGGGCTTAAAGAAAGAGACATGGGCTAAGAAGGTAAAAGCGGCCAATATTCCTGAGAATTGGGATAACCGTCCAGCATCAGAGCTTGTCTCCGCAACACAGTTGCGTAAAGGCGATATTTTTATTGCTGAGGCAAATGATGTGATTGCTGCGGATGGTGAGGTTATTGCAGGTGTTGCTTCTGTTGATGAGTCTGCTATTACAGGAGAATCAGCCCCAGTCATTCGAGAGTCTGGTGGAGATTTTTCTTCAGTCACTGGAGGCACTCGTGTTTTATCTGACTGGATTGTGGTTCGTGTAACCGTTAATCCAGGTGAGACCTTCATTGATCGAATGATCTCTATGGTCGAGAATGCAAAACGTCAAAAGACTCCCAATGAAATCGCTTTAACAATTTTATTGGTGGCGCTAACAATTGTTTTCTTGGTGGTGGTTGCAACTTTACTGCCATTTTCTATGTTTAGTGTTGCTGCAAGTGGCAGCGGATCACCAATTCAGATAACAGTACTCATCGCGCTATTAGTTTGCTTAATTCCTACAACTATCGCGGGTTTGTTATCTGCAATTGGAGTTGCTGGTATGAGCCGTATGATGGCCGCCAATGTCATTGCAACCTCTGGCCGCGCTGTGGAAGCTGCAGGTGACGTCGATGTGCTCTTGCTAGATAAAACAGGCACTATCACCTTGGGAAATCGTCAGGCATCAAATTTTGTAGCTGCAGCTGGAGTAACCGAGGCAGAACTTGCTGATATTGCTCAATTGGCATCATTGGCAGATGAAACTCCCGAGGGCAGAAGCATCGTTATCCTCGCTAAGCAAAAATTTAATATCAGGGAGCGGGAGATCAACTCCATTGGCGCTCAGTTTGTACCATTTACTGCTCAAACTCGTATGAGTGGCGTAGACATGAATGGAGAGCAAATCCGTAAAGGCGCTGCTAGTGCGATTCAAAAACATATTGAATCCTTGGGTGGCCAATTTCCTCAGGAAGTTCTGAAAGCGGTTGAAGACGTATCTCGACGTGGCAGCACACCTTTAGTTGTATCGCAAGGTACACGTGTTATGGGCGTAGTTGAGCTCAAAGACATTGTTAAAGGCGGCATCAAGGAGCGCTTTAACGAACTGCGTCAGATGGGTATTCGTACCATCATGATTACTGGTGACAATAAATTGACTGCCGCTGCTATTGCTGCTGAAGCGGGGGTGGATGATTTCCTAGCCGAGGCAACACCAGAAGACAAGCTTGCTTTGATTCGCAAACATCAATCAGAAGGCCGTTTAGTGGCGATGACTGGAGATGGAACAAATGATGCTCCAGCGCTGGCGCAAGCAGACGTCGCTGTGGCCATGAACTCTGGTACTCAAGCCGCTAAAGAAGCGGGCAACATGGTCGATTTAGATTCCAACCCCACCAAGTTGATTGAGGTTGTGGAGACGGGTAAGCAGATGCTCATGACTCGTGGATCATTAACGACATTTAGTATCGCTAACGACGTAGCGAAATACTTTGCCATTATTCCAGCAGCTTTTGTGGCGACATATCCACAGCTTGAGGCATTAAATGTGATGCATCTCTCTAGTCCGTCATCAGCTATTTTGTCAGCGGTGATTTTTAACGCCTTAATCATTATTTTCTTGATTCCATTGGCGCTAAAAGGAGTTACGTATAAGCCCTTGGGCGCAGCTGCACTCTTGCGCAGAAATATGACGATTTATGGCTTAGGCGGTCTTATCGCTCCATTTATCGGCATCAAGATCATTGATTTGATTATTTCAGTCATTTGA
- a CDS encoding response regulator, translating to MSQPIPVAIVIEDEPNIRRLIKMALEAEQFQVFEAATVSRGLIEAGSRQPDIVLVDLGLPDGTGIDFIRDIRTWSDVPIIVVSARTHEDDKIEALNIGADDYLSKPFSPGELVARVRAQLRRRSMASDKGETVFKFGNISVDLTSRIVKREEEVLHLTPIEYRLLAFLVTHPNIVLTHRQLLLGVWGPNDVENHHYVRIYMGAVRKKIEDDPAQPKHVVTETGVGYRFLF from the coding sequence ATGTCACAACCAATTCCCGTCGCAATCGTTATTGAGGATGAGCCAAATATTCGTAGGCTTATCAAGATGGCGTTAGAGGCGGAGCAATTTCAGGTATTTGAGGCAGCCACAGTTTCTCGTGGGCTAATAGAGGCGGGCTCACGTCAACCAGATATAGTGTTGGTTGACTTAGGTCTGCCTGATGGCACGGGCATTGACTTCATTCGAGATATTAGAACTTGGTCGGACGTACCAATTATTGTGGTTTCTGCAAGAACCCATGAGGATGACAAAATCGAGGCCCTAAATATTGGCGCCGACGATTACCTATCAAAACCCTTTAGTCCTGGGGAGCTAGTGGCAAGGGTCCGAGCGCAGCTACGTAGGCGTTCGATGGCATCCGATAAGGGTGAGACGGTTTTCAAATTTGGAAATATCAGTGTTGATTTGACGTCAAGAATCGTAAAGCGGGAAGAGGAAGTTCTTCACTTAACGCCCATCGAATATCGTTTACTAGCATTTTTGGTTACACACCCTAACATCGTATTAACTCATAGACAGCTATTGCTCGGAGTCTGGGGGCCTAACGATGTTGAGAATCATCACTACGTTAGGATTTACATGGGGGCGGTTCGTAAAAAAATTGAAGATGATCCCGCACAGCCAAAACATGTTGTTACTGAAACTGGTGTTGGATATAGGTTTCTCTTCTAG
- a CDS encoding translational machinery protein — MSLNHAVIWIDHKEAHVMFLSEEASEAEVIRSKSTHTHLHHKANEVGSGKVALDSKYLHSVINAVNESKEILILGPGSAKLELIKHAHKHDANIAEKIVGVETVDHPTDKEILAYARKFFYKVDQMI; from the coding sequence ATGTCATTAAATCACGCAGTAATTTGGATCGACCATAAAGAAGCTCACGTAATGTTCTTGAGCGAAGAGGCTAGCGAAGCCGAAGTGATTCGCAGTAAAAGTACCCACACTCATCTGCATCACAAAGCCAATGAAGTCGGTAGCGGTAAAGTCGCTTTAGATTCAAAATATTTACACTCAGTTATCAATGCCGTGAATGAGTCCAAAGAAATCTTGATTCTTGGGCCTGGATCTGCAAAATTAGAGCTCATCAAACACGCGCACAAACATGATGCCAATATTGCAGAAAAGATTGTTGGCGTAGAAACGGTTGATCATCCTACTGATAAAGAAATTCTTGCCTATGCACGCAAGTTTTTCTATAAAGTAGATCAAATGATTTAA
- a CDS encoding pseudouridine synthase codes for MSTQVNSEGVSASRVYLPANQTHLNLLAFFIAQFPHIKATEWELRFNEGLILNMEGQPLNVADPYQPNTHLMYFRRLTREPEIPFEEQILYQDEHILVADKPHFLPVTPSGLYLHQTLLNRLKKKTGIQTLSPIHRIDRDTAGLVIFSVNLNERAQYQNLFRDRAVKKVYEAIAPYSEELEKQLPMTYQSRIQESEHFLQMQEVEGEPNSDTLIEIIKSNKPWAKYRLTPGSGKKHQLRCHLNALNIPMKHDQIYPILTPYQEYDLDFSRSLQLLAYGIEFLDPITGELRSFKSLQQLNF; via the coding sequence ATGAGCACACAAGTTAATTCAGAAGGAGTCTCAGCATCGCGGGTGTATTTGCCTGCAAATCAAACCCATCTGAATTTGCTGGCCTTTTTCATAGCGCAATTTCCCCATATAAAAGCTACTGAGTGGGAGCTTCGTTTTAATGAGGGCCTTATTCTAAATATGGAAGGACAGCCTCTTAATGTGGCTGATCCATATCAACCGAATACTCATCTGATGTACTTCAGGAGACTGACTCGCGAGCCAGAGATTCCATTTGAAGAGCAGATTCTCTATCAAGATGAGCATATTCTGGTTGCAGATAAACCGCATTTCTTGCCAGTAACGCCAAGCGGACTTTACCTGCATCAAACCTTATTAAATCGACTCAAGAAAAAAACAGGCATACAAACGCTCAGCCCCATTCATCGAATTGATCGTGATACAGCAGGGCTAGTTATCTTTTCAGTTAATCTAAATGAGCGAGCTCAATACCAAAATTTATTCAGGGATAGAGCGGTCAAAAAAGTCTATGAGGCGATAGCACCATACTCTGAAGAATTGGAGAAACAACTTCCAATGACTTATCAAAGTCGAATTCAGGAATCAGAACATTTTCTGCAGATGCAAGAAGTTGAGGGTGAGCCAAACTCGGATACCTTGATTGAAATTATAAAATCAAATAAGCCATGGGCTAAATATCGGCTGACTCCTGGTAGCGGAAAAAAGCATCAACTACGTTGCCATCTCAATGCCCTCAATATACCCATGAAGCATGATCAGATCTATCCCATTCTTACGCCTTATCAAGAATATGACTTGGATTTTTCAAGGTCACTACAGTTACTGGCATATGGGATTGAATTCCTAGACCCAATAACTGGGGAGTTAAGATCATTTAAAAGCCTTCAACAATTAAATTTTTAA
- the kdpC gene encoding potassium-transporting ATPase subunit KdpC: protein MKSIMRSCLGLFVLLTVITGVIYPVFVTGLAKTLFPSKAAGSIVYQGDQAIGSELIGQNFTDAKYFWGRPSATGPQPYNGNASSGSNQGPLNPALADAVKGRIEALQSADPGNTLPIPMDLVTASASGLDPEISPQAAQYQASRVAKVRKMSIDHVNQLIAANTQDRQWGIFGEPRVNVLKLNLALDGN, encoded by the coding sequence ATGAAATCCATCATGAGAAGTTGTTTAGGGTTATTTGTTTTGTTAACTGTAATTACTGGTGTTATCTATCCAGTATTTGTCACGGGATTAGCGAAGACGCTTTTTCCAAGTAAGGCGGCAGGAAGCATTGTTTATCAAGGCGACCAAGCTATTGGTTCAGAGCTCATCGGGCAAAATTTTACTGATGCTAAGTACTTTTGGGGTAGGCCATCAGCAACTGGGCCGCAGCCATACAATGGCAACGCATCTAGTGGATCGAATCAAGGCCCATTAAATCCGGCCTTAGCAGATGCTGTTAAAGGAAGAATTGAAGCATTGCAGAGCGCTGATCCAGGCAATACATTGCCAATACCTATGGACTTAGTAACCGCATCCGCAAGTGGCTTGGACCCTGAAATTAGTCCCCAGGCTGCGCAATACCAAGCATCACGTGTAGCGAAGGTGCGCAAAATGAGTATTGATCATGTCAATCAACTCATAGCAGCAAATACACAAGACCGCCAATGGGGAATTTTCGGAGAGCCTCGTGTTAATGTATTAAAGCTTAATCTTGCTTTAGATGGAAATTAA
- the kdpA gene encoding potassium-transporting ATPase subunit KdpA: MSTHAILTIVLYVGVLLLLAYPLGGFINNVMSGQAIASKKPFRSIEGFIYKVCGIDPDVEMSWLSYAIGLIVFNILGVLFVFGLQLFQSVLPLNPQGLASISPDSSFNTAISFATNTNWQAYVGEGTMSYLTQMLGLTTQNFLSAASGIVVVIALIRGFARNSIKTIGNLWVDLTRITLYVLVPMAVVYAIFLVGQGSIQNFDAYKDVKTVEVTKFDAPRLDADGQPLKDEKGVVLTEPASTDQQTLPMGPVASQEAIKMLGTNGGGFFNANSAHPYENPTPLSNFIQILSIFLIPAALCFTFGRMVGDKRQGWVVLVTMLLIFLTVTFTAVHFESQANPVIASLGVDGSMGNMEGKETRFGIDDSSIFASITTLASCGAVNSMHDSFMPMGGFVPLWNMMLGEVVFGGVGTGLYGMLVFAILAVFIAGLMIGRTPEYLGKKIESYEMKMVAIAILVTPILVLVGTAIAVMSADGVAGIANPGAHGFSEILYAFTSAANNNGSAFAGLSANTPFYNSLLAIAMWFGRFGVIVPVLALAGAFAAKKKIAVNEGTMPTHGPLFIVLLAGTVILVGALNYVPALALGPIVEQLMLPVIH; encoded by the coding sequence ATGAGCACCCATGCTATTTTGACAATTGTTCTTTATGTTGGGGTCTTATTGCTTTTAGCGTATCCCCTTGGAGGCTTCATTAATAATGTGATGAGCGGACAAGCAATTGCCTCTAAGAAACCCTTTAGATCAATTGAAGGTTTCATATACAAGGTATGTGGCATTGATCCAGATGTTGAAATGAGCTGGTTAAGCTATGCAATTGGTTTAATTGTCTTCAATATCCTGGGTGTTCTATTTGTCTTTGGATTGCAGTTATTTCAGAGCGTCCTTCCTCTGAATCCCCAGGGCTTAGCGAGCATTTCCCCTGACTCATCCTTTAATACCGCCATTAGTTTTGCCACGAATACCAACTGGCAAGCCTATGTTGGGGAGGGAACAATGAGTTATCTCACCCAAATGCTGGGTCTCACAACACAAAACTTCCTATCTGCTGCAAGCGGCATTGTTGTCGTGATTGCACTTATTCGTGGCTTTGCTAGAAATAGCATTAAGACAATTGGCAATCTTTGGGTGGATTTAACCCGCATTACCTTATACGTGTTGGTACCCATGGCAGTTGTATATGCAATCTTTCTGGTTGGTCAAGGTTCCATTCAGAACTTTGATGCATACAAGGATGTCAAAACAGTTGAGGTAACTAAGTTTGATGCGCCTAGGCTTGATGCCGATGGTCAACCACTCAAAGATGAAAAGGGCGTAGTTTTAACAGAGCCAGCTTCGACAGATCAGCAAACTTTGCCTATGGGCCCAGTGGCCTCTCAAGAAGCAATCAAGATGTTAGGCACCAATGGCGGGGGTTTCTTTAATGCAAACTCTGCACATCCATACGAAAACCCAACACCTTTATCTAATTTCATTCAGATTCTGTCTATCTTTTTGATTCCAGCTGCATTGTGTTTTACCTTTGGTCGAATGGTTGGAGATAAACGACAAGGATGGGTAGTTTTAGTAACAATGCTGCTCATTTTCTTAACAGTGACTTTTACCGCCGTTCATTTCGAGTCTCAGGCCAATCCAGTTATCGCTAGCCTAGGTGTAGATGGCTCTATGGGAAATATGGAGGGCAAAGAAACTCGCTTTGGAATCGATGATTCCAGTATTTTTGCAAGCATAACAACGCTTGCTTCATGCGGTGCAGTCAATTCAATGCATGATTCTTTTATGCCAATGGGCGGCTTTGTTCCTCTTTGGAACATGATGCTTGGTGAGGTTGTATTTGGTGGCGTAGGGACAGGCCTGTACGGAATGCTGGTCTTTGCGATCCTAGCAGTATTTATTGCCGGGTTAATGATTGGTCGCACCCCTGAATATCTTGGCAAAAAGATTGAGTCCTACGAAATGAAGATGGTCGCAATTGCAATCTTAGTTACTCCTATCTTGGTATTGGTAGGCACAGCAATTGCGGTGATGAGTGCCGATGGGGTTGCGGGAATTGCTAATCCTGGCGCTCATGGTTTTTCTGAGATTTTGTATGCGTTTACCTCGGCCGCCAATAACAACGGTAGTGCCTTTGCGGGCCTCTCAGCAAATACGCCTTTCTACAACAGCTTGTTAGCGATTGCAATGTGGTTTGGTCGTTTCGGAGTCATCGTGCCAGTGCTTGCGTTAGCTGGTGCATTTGCAGCCAAAAAGAAAATAGCGGTGAATGAGGGGACTATGCCTACGCACGGACCACTCTTTATTGTCCTCTTGGCTGGTACCGTGATCTTGGTTGGAGCATTGAACTATGTGCCAGCCCTTGCTCTTGGCCCCATTGTTGAGCAGTTAATGCTCCCAGTGATTCATTAA
- a CDS encoding DUF4118 domain-containing protein gives MPESRPDPDQLLARIQSQEVQSGRGKLKIFFGANAGVGKTYAMLSAAHEQSKNKRVIAGVVETHGRKDTIAMLDGIEVLPLKEIDYRGKKLKEFDLDQALIEKPDLILMDELAHSNAAGSRHPKRWQDVEELLAAGIDVYSTINVQHIETLNDIVGGITGVRVWETVPDHIFDSADEVVLVDLPPDELLQRLKDGKVYLPQQAERATQNFFRKGNLIALRELALRRSADRLDGEIIKYRKDNSVSNVWKTRESILACIGPGDEAVNVIRSAARVAAQLQIPWHAIYVETPKLQNLSQKSRERILKTISMAEEMGAKAVTVGGTDAVESIINYAREHNLSRVIVGTGALSRWQIWRRAFSESISRNAPDLDVLKIAQGTNSTSITRDGFDIESLVWQLKAPWQSYALSLLICGIAGVVATPLNTIVELPNIAMLFLLAVVLVSVKFGLGPSLMASVVNVLVFDFFFVPPRFSFAVTDVQYLFTFAVMLVVGLITAKLTTGLTYQAKVANRREQRVKSLYEMSRDLSGALMPEQVAEISQHFVEIEFKARSTLLLADDDNQLLEIVIDKKANIQADLSIAQWAFDNSKEAGNGTDSLPGAPLLYIPLRAPMRTRGILVIDAPSSTRLKSPEQRRLLDTFARLLAISLERIHYVSVAQSSTVQIESERLRNSLLSAISHDLRTPLTALVGLTDALEMLDAPLTSEQKEIAVLLREKALKMSSQVSNLLDMARLQSGTVQLNKQWFLIEEAIGAAIKAVESASEGRHVTVTLPPDLPLLNFDAVLIERVFINLLENAYKYTPKNSSVSIGASVASPHSVEIWVQDNGPGLPRGKEEDIFRKFERGNKEGAISGVGLGLTICRAIIEAHGGKITGKTMEGGGARFTFSLPRGNPPKIDVEDQ, from the coding sequence ATGCCTGAGTCACGACCAGACCCCGATCAATTACTTGCTCGTATACAGAGCCAAGAAGTTCAGTCTGGTCGAGGTAAATTAAAGATCTTCTTTGGGGCGAATGCTGGGGTAGGTAAAACCTATGCAATGCTTTCTGCTGCTCATGAGCAAAGCAAAAATAAGCGGGTTATTGCTGGGGTCGTAGAGACACACGGTCGAAAAGACACTATAGCAATGCTTGATGGCATAGAAGTTCTACCCTTAAAGGAAATTGACTATAGGGGCAAGAAGCTCAAGGAATTTGATCTTGACCAAGCCCTGATTGAAAAGCCTGATTTAATCCTCATGGATGAGCTTGCTCATTCAAATGCAGCAGGCTCAAGGCATCCGAAGCGCTGGCAAGATGTTGAAGAGCTCTTGGCGGCAGGTATCGACGTCTACTCCACAATCAATGTGCAACATATTGAAACTCTGAACGATATTGTTGGCGGAATTACGGGTGTTAGGGTATGGGAAACGGTACCAGACCATATATTTGACTCTGCAGACGAAGTTGTTTTAGTTGATCTACCTCCCGACGAGCTGCTGCAAAGGCTTAAAGATGGGAAAGTGTACCTTCCCCAGCAAGCCGAAAGAGCTACGCAAAACTTTTTCCGCAAAGGAAATCTAATTGCGCTACGAGAATTAGCGCTACGTCGCTCGGCAGATCGTCTGGATGGCGAAATTATTAAATACCGTAAAGATAATTCGGTATCCAATGTTTGGAAAACGCGTGAGTCTATTTTGGCTTGTATCGGCCCTGGAGATGAGGCAGTGAACGTTATTAGAAGTGCTGCAAGAGTTGCTGCACAGCTTCAAATTCCATGGCATGCCATTTATGTTGAAACTCCTAAATTACAAAACCTCTCTCAAAAGTCTAGGGAGCGAATTCTAAAAACCATCTCTATGGCAGAGGAGATGGGGGCAAAAGCAGTAACAGTTGGCGGAACGGATGCAGTTGAGTCCATTATTAATTACGCTAGAGAGCATAACCTTTCAAGGGTCATCGTGGGTACTGGCGCTCTTAGTAGATGGCAAATTTGGAGAAGGGCGTTTTCAGAATCAATCTCTAGAAATGCCCCTGATTTAGATGTGCTCAAAATTGCTCAGGGTACAAACTCGACAAGCATTACGCGTGATGGCTTTGATATTGAATCCTTAGTTTGGCAATTAAAAGCTCCTTGGCAATCTTATGCATTGAGCTTGCTAATCTGCGGTATTGCTGGAGTTGTCGCAACACCTCTGAATACCATAGTGGAACTACCAAATATTGCCATGCTGTTTTTGCTGGCAGTCGTTTTGGTATCCGTTAAATTTGGCTTAGGACCATCTTTAATGGCCTCAGTTGTTAATGTACTTGTATTTGACTTCTTCTTCGTGCCGCCACGTTTTTCATTTGCAGTCACAGATGTCCAGTATTTATTTACTTTTGCGGTAATGTTAGTTGTTGGTTTGATTACAGCAAAACTGACTACTGGATTGACTTATCAAGCTAAAGTTGCCAATCGACGCGAGCAAAGGGTGAAATCTCTTTATGAGATGTCTAGAGATTTATCAGGCGCCTTGATGCCAGAGCAAGTGGCTGAGATTAGCCAGCATTTTGTTGAAATTGAATTCAAAGCTAGATCTACCTTGTTATTGGCCGACGATGATAATCAGTTGTTAGAGATTGTTATCGATAAGAAAGCCAATATTCAGGCAGATTTATCCATTGCTCAATGGGCTTTTGATAATTCTAAAGAGGCTGGCAATGGCACTGATTCTTTGCCAGGTGCGCCTTTGCTGTACATTCCTTTGCGAGCACCAATGCGTACTCGTGGAATCTTGGTGATTGATGCTCCAAGTTCTACCCGCTTAAAGTCCCCTGAGCAGCGTAGATTACTCGATACATTTGCTCGTTTGCTGGCAATCTCGTTAGAGCGAATTCATTATGTTTCAGTCGCCCAAAGCTCGACAGTGCAAATTGAATCAGAACGCTTAAGAAACTCTCTGTTATCGGCTATTTCACATGATTTACGAACTCCACTCACTGCATTGGTTGGATTGACTGATGCGTTGGAGATGTTAGATGCACCACTGACTTCCGAGCAAAAAGAGATTGCAGTGCTTTTGCGTGAAAAAGCTTTAAAAATGAGTTCACAAGTAAGTAATCTATTAGATATGGCCCGACTTCAGTCTGGTACGGTCCAATTAAATAAACAATGGTTTCTGATTGAAGAGGCAATTGGTGCCGCCATCAAGGCTGTTGAGTCGGCGAGTGAAGGTAGGCATGTCACAGTGACGTTACCTCCTGATTTGCCCCTATTAAATTTTGATGCGGTTCTGATAGAGCGTGTCTTTATTAATCTTCTAGAAAATGCTTATAAATACACCCCTAAAAACAGCAGCGTATCTATAGGTGCTTCAGTCGCTTCTCCACACTCTGTCGAGATTTGGGTGCAGGATAATGGACCTGGTCTTCCCAGGGGGAAAGAGGAAGACATTTTTAGGAAATTTGAGCGAGGCAATAAAGAAGGTGCAATTTCTGGTGTTGGCCTGGGGCTCACTATTTGCAGGGCCATCATTGAAGCGCATGGCGGCAAGATCACTGGAAAGACAATGGAAGGTGGCGGTGCGCGGTTTACCTTTAGCTTGCCACGGGGCAATCCCCCTAAAATTGATGTTGAAGATCAGTAG
- the kdpF gene encoding K(+)-transporting ATPase subunit F, with product MNFIQIISGLAAVLLLIYLVAALLNPEDFS from the coding sequence ATGAACTTTATTCAGATCATTAGTGGCTTAGCCGCTGTATTACTTTTAATTTATTTAGTTGCTGCACTATTAAATCCAGAGGACTTCTCATGA
- a CDS encoding FMN-binding glutamate synthase family protein, which produces MSPNKYLPIRYIPFSLCILGAIASFTSLQLHPQAWNFFLLFGFLSFVGMYDITQTKIAILRNYPVIGHLRFMLEFIRPEIRQYFIEGDNDETPFSKEQRTLVYSRAKAVPDQIPFGTTLDVMAPGYQWINQSLAPTRLPSHDFRVEIGGKDCKQKYSASIFNISAMSFGSLSANAILALNLGAKKGGFAHDTGEGSISQYHRIHGGDLIWEIGSGYFGCRNTDGSFNEKKYEENALDPQVKMIEIKLSQGAKPGHGGILPGSKVTAEIAAARGVKEGEACISPASHSAFSTPLELIHFVKKLRDLSGGKPVGFKFCVGHPWEWFGIVKAMLETGIHPDFIVVDGSEGGTGASPVEFTNHVGTPLQEGLRLVHNTLVGVNLRNQIKIGCAGKIISAFDMAVAFALGADWCNSARGFMFSIGCIQAQVCNTGNCPTGVTTQNPLRQKALVVPNKAERVYNFHNETLKTLKELVEAAGLHHPGEIDAPHIIRRINKHEVRLLSFLLPEMPAGLLLKAEHIDPSLNLPRVFELYWNRSQAESFAALKI; this is translated from the coding sequence ATGTCCCCCAATAAATACCTACCCATACGATATATTCCATTTTCTCTATGCATCCTGGGGGCCATTGCCAGTTTTACCTCTTTACAGCTGCATCCACAGGCTTGGAATTTCTTCCTACTATTTGGCTTTTTGTCATTTGTAGGCATGTATGACATCACGCAAACCAAAATAGCCATTCTTCGAAACTACCCCGTTATTGGACATTTGCGTTTCATGCTTGAATTTATCCGCCCAGAAATTCGCCAGTACTTTATCGAGGGCGACAATGATGAAACCCCTTTTTCAAAAGAACAGCGCACATTAGTCTATTCACGCGCTAAAGCTGTACCGGATCAAATTCCTTTTGGCACCACTCTGGATGTCATGGCCCCTGGCTACCAATGGATTAATCAATCATTAGCCCCTACCCGCCTGCCCAGCCATGATTTCCGAGTCGAGATTGGCGGCAAAGATTGCAAACAAAAATATTCAGCCAGCATCTTTAATATCTCAGCCATGAGCTTTGGGTCCCTTAGTGCTAACGCTATTTTGGCTTTAAATCTTGGTGCCAAAAAGGGTGGCTTTGCTCATGACACTGGCGAAGGCTCGATCTCTCAATACCACCGCATACATGGTGGCGATCTCATTTGGGAAATTGGCTCTGGTTACTTTGGCTGCCGCAATACCGACGGTAGTTTTAATGAGAAAAAATATGAGGAGAATGCTTTAGATCCTCAGGTCAAGATGATCGAGATTAAATTGAGCCAAGGCGCCAAGCCTGGTCATGGCGGCATCTTGCCGGGCTCTAAGGTGACGGCTGAAATAGCTGCAGCACGTGGCGTCAAGGAAGGGGAAGCCTGCATCTCCCCTGCTTCGCATAGCGCTTTCTCGACACCGCTTGAGCTGATTCATTTTGTGAAGAAGTTGCGTGATCTATCTGGCGGTAAGCCGGTTGGCTTTAAGTTCTGCGTTGGCCATCCATGGGAATGGTTTGGCATTGTCAAAGCCATGCTAGAGACTGGCATTCATCCGGACTTCATCGTAGTGGATGGCTCTGAAGGCGGGACAGGTGCATCGCCAGTGGAATTTACTAATCACGTGGGCACACCACTACAAGAAGGCCTGCGCCTGGTTCATAACACCCTTGTGGGTGTAAACCTAAGAAATCAAATCAAAATTGGTTGTGCCGGAAAGATCATTAGCGCCTTTGATATGGCTGTAGCTTTTGCTTTAGGTGCCGATTGGTGTAATAGTGCGCGTGGCTTTATGTTCTCCATTGGCTGTATTCAGGCGCAGGTTTGCAATACGGGCAACTGCCCTACTGGCGTAACTACACAGAATCCATTGCGCCAGAAAGCATTGGTAGTGCCGAATAAAGCTGAGCGCGTGTACAACTTCCACAATGAAACCCTGAAGACCTTAAAAGAGCTGGTAGAGGCCGCTGGATTACATCACCCCGGTGAAATTGATGCCCCTCACATCATCCGACGCATTAATAAGCATGAAGTACGTCTTTTATCCTTCTTACTCCCTGAAATGCCCGCTGGACTGTTACTAAAGGCAGAACATATAGATCCGAGCCTGAATTTGCCAAGAGTATTTGAGCTGTATTGGAATCGCTCCCAAGCCGAAAGCTTTGCTGCATTAAAAATTTAA